One Mercurialis annua linkage group LG3, ddMerAnnu1.2, whole genome shotgun sequence DNA window includes the following coding sequences:
- the LOC126675415 gene encoding 2-oxoglutarate and iron-dependent oxygenase domain-containing protein CP2-like, translated as MSPDRPNGNGTGNGNGNGVVVRTPVTPASHRLRLNPSSDHSPDSYDGLQLEFSPLLFSSLERYLPPSVLNLPRDSKVQFMRDILVRYSPEGERTRIQKHKEYRQRIMSNYQPLHRELYTVNAENFFVPSFLKAINESTEQSFRNILVEPTPGVYVFEMLQPSFCEMLMSEVENFERWVHETKFRIMRPNTMNNYGAVLDDFGLENMLDKLMDEYLRPISRLFFPEVGGLTLDSHHGFVVEYGVDRDVDLGFHVDDSEITLNACLSKQFVGGDLFFRGVRCDKHVNTETQPEEILDYVHVQGHAVLHRGRHRHGARATTSGRRANLILWCRSSVFRELKRYQKDFSSWCGECRREKKVMQRLSISATKLELLKRDRISAS; from the exons ATGTCACCAGACAGACCTAATGGAAATGGAAccggaaacggaaacggaaacggcgTCGTAGTCCGGACGCCGGTGACGCCGGCGTCACATAGACTAAGATTAAACCCTAGCTCCGATCACAGTCCGGATAGCTACGATGGACTGCAATTGGAATTTAGTCCACTTCTGTTCAGCTCGCTGGAGCGGTACTTACCTCCGTCAGTGCTAAATCTGCCACGTGACTCTAAAGTCCAGTTCATGCGGGACATTCTCGTTCGCTATTCGCCGGAGGGTGAACGCACTCGC ATTCAAAAGCATAAAGAATACAGGCAGAGGATTATGTCAAATTATCAG cCTTTGCACAGGGAGTTATATACTGTAAATGCTGAAAACTTCTTTGTACCTTCATTTCTCAAAGCCATCAATGAAAGCACAGAGCAGAGTTTCAGAAATATATTGGTTGAACCCACACCAGGAGTTTATGTATTTGAAATGCTTCAGCCAAGCTTTTGTGAAATGTTGATGTCTGAG GTGGAAAACTTTGAAAGGTGGGTTCATGAGACAAAATTCAGGATAATGCGTCCAAATACTATGAACAATTATGGTGCTGTTCTCGATGACTTTGGCCTTGAAAACATGCTTGACAAATTGATGGATGAATATTTACGTCCCATTTCAAGAT TGTTCTTTCCTGAGGTTGGAGGATTAACTCTGGATTCTcatcatggttttgttgttgaaTATGGAGTGGATAGGGATGTTGATCTTG GTTTTCATGTGGATGATTCAGAAATCACTTTGAATGCTTGCTTGAGTAAGCAATTCGTTGGAGGAGACTTGTTCTTTCGTGGTGTAAGGTGTGATAAACATGTGAATACTGAAACCCAGCCAGAG GAAATTTTAGATTATGTTCATGTTCAAGGGCATGCTGTTCTTCATCGTGGTCGCCATCGACATGGTGCCAGAGCTACAACTTCTGGACGTCGGGCCAACTTAATTTTATGGTGCAGAAG TTCAGTCTTTAGGGAGCTCAAGAGATATCAGAAGGATTTTTCTAGCTGGTGCGGAGAATGCCGGCGTGAGAAAAAAGTCATGCAGCGTTTGTCAATTTCTGCTACCAAATTG GAATTGCTGAAGAGGGACCGCATATCTGCATCGTGA